Below is a window of bacterium DNA.
GTATATAAGTCTTCCGCATGGGCGGCATTTTCAAAGATAATTAGTTTTTTGGGTTCTTTAGCCTTTTCATAAAGCTTTTGGCTATGAGAAACATCAAATACCCAATCTTCTGTTCCGTGTAAAAAGAGGATGGGTATTGGCGAGATTTTATCAATAACATCTATCGGGTCGTTTTTGGGTAAAAATACATTTCCGATTTTAGCCCTTTTGTAACAATCATTGAAATGTCTTTTTACACTATTAAATGCCTCCTTTTCCCAGAATCTGAAATTTCCCTTTAAAATCCCTGTAAATGAGCTAATTAGAATAAGAGAATCAATATTTTTATAGTCCGCAGTTTCCAAAATAGCTGTGCCTGCACCGAGAGAAAAGCCAATCACACCCATCTTTTCATGGGTTTTGCGGGCATAATCCACTACTGCTTTTAAATCATAAGGTTCTAATGCGGTTAAGGTGCATTTACCCCCACTGCTACCATGCCCTCGCAAATCCATATTAATGACATCATATTCCTCCTCAAATTCCCTGGTGATACTGGTAAATACAGGAGAATCTTTGTATTCATTAATCCCATGGCAGATAATAATGACCTTATTTTTCCCTCTATTCAATTCATTAAAGGCAATTTTAATCCCATCTGGGGTTTTGACTTTAATTTCCTTGTATCCTTTTGGAAGTTTAGAAGCCCCTTTACAGGGGGTGAAGAATAGAAATAATATTGATGGTAATAAAGATTTCGTATTCATAATTCATTTTTAGTATATCACATTTATGCTTAAAATGCAAATGATTTTTTGGTAATCGTCAGGATATAGCCACAGAGTCACAGAGAACACAGAAGGAATATATAACCACGAATGAACATAAATACAAAAAGATTTGTAGTGCGAGGCGTTAGATTCGCTTCTGGCAAGCCAAAAGGCGAACTTAAAGGTTCGCACTACATTTATGGGATGTCAGAGGTTAATTCGTATCCATTTGTGGCTACTTTTCTTAATTCTCTGTGAACTCTGTGTCTGTGTGGCTGAATGCTTACGAATTTTAAAATGGCAAAATCCCCTTGAAAAATCTATAAACTAACCACAAGTCCCAAATTGTGAACGCTCCCCCACTGCCCCATTACACACTACCAAAAATTTCTGTTGACTTTTTGCAAAAAATAAGGTAATCTATAACTAACTAATAAATTTAAATAGGGCTTCACGAAATTAAAACTAAATAATCGGTTAATTGGTAACTGGTAATTGGTAACTAATTACCATTCACCAGTTACCATTTACCAAAGAAATGGAGGGAATAAAAAGTGATAGAACAAATGAAGGTAGTAGGAATAGCGGTTGATAATAATAATATGCCTATTATTGTTTTGAAAAATGAGGATGGTCAAAAAGCACTTCCAATTTGGGTGGGTATATTTGAGGCACAGGCAATACTTTTTGCATTAGAAGGAATACTTCCACCACGACCACTAACC
It encodes the following:
- a CDS encoding alpha/beta fold hydrolase — translated: MNTKSLLPSILFLFFTPCKGASKLPKGYKEIKVKTPDGIKIAFNELNRGKNKVIIICHGINEYKDSPVFTSITREFEEEYDVINMDLRGHGSSGGKCTLTALEPYDLKAVVDYARKTHEKMGVIGFSLGAGTAILETADYKNIDSLILISSFTGILKGNFRFWEKEAFNSVKRHFNDCYKRAKIGNVFLPKNDPIDVIDKISPIPILFLHGTEDWVFDVSHSQKLYEKAKEPKKLIIFENAAHAEDLYTKFPKEFRNICLEWFKETMK